A stretch of Acidobacteriota bacterium DNA encodes these proteins:
- a CDS encoding protein kinase, whose protein sequence is MTQLDPDAWDRLASLFADIVELPVHERARAIATRTVGEPQLAAELAEMVAAHESGSELSLERELFERSDAAELAPGTLIGTYRIVRPIGRGGMGEVYLADRADGAYEHQVAVKILRAGMYGRGTIARFERERRILARLDHPAVVPILDGGLLADGRPYLVLQYVDGAPITHKADADKMPVRDRLKVFVSVCRAVEFAHGRLVVHRDLKPSNILVGTDGLVRLLDFGVAKLLSADEDADGLDVTRHGAAPMTPERAAPEQLRGEPPTTATDVWALGVLLYELLAGSLPFDVTGRSVATIAANVTTREPQRLTRGLADRGTAETVASARATTPARLRRALRGDLEVIVAKALQADPERRYQNAGLLADDIEAVIERRPISARPDAWSYRAQRFVSRHRAASAAALTTALALIVLAIGTTMQSAALRTERDRVAAEATKTRATADLLVGLLGGSGPREGAPMDQVSVDDLLKRGETQVEALSEQPDVQARLWQTIATIRVDRSELAQALPIFERAVAASQGRPGTDPDRASLLLDYANLLQLMDRPADVRKWMLPLVAEQEATGQPDPDVLGRALQTLANATPSEEGVALAERSVAVLRAGGPAHEGALAGSLGALGGRVLRQRLDPQRARLIFQEALDLAERVKGPLHIDTLQSMQNLAAALPPAEAIPVYRRLIASYYERFGGGAKALAFANNNLGVALIQTRQYAEGEAALREAQTRWFQQFGPAHEQTINNLRNIARAQEIQGLFPEAEKTWVDLQSRLRQAAAPDRTLAQYLPQRAQLLRRLGRHDDAARTLEQARRILEPGAPAAGLPLLADVSLVAGLSALDRRTSAKAVTHLEAALAMRERVLPKNHPAIEEARVALGRALLAGGDPARGRTFIEAGLPAFSAWPMAHPDDVAAAKAALSGR, encoded by the coding sequence ATGACGCAGCTGGACCCGGACGCCTGGGATCGGCTCGCCTCGCTCTTCGCCGACATCGTCGAACTGCCGGTGCACGAACGTGCGCGTGCGATCGCAACCCGAACGGTGGGCGAGCCCCAACTCGCAGCTGAACTCGCAGAGATGGTGGCCGCTCACGAATCCGGCAGCGAGCTCAGCCTTGAACGCGAACTCTTTGAGCGCAGCGATGCGGCTGAGTTGGCGCCAGGCACGCTGATTGGGACATATCGCATCGTGCGGCCCATCGGCAGAGGCGGCATGGGCGAGGTCTATCTGGCCGATCGGGCCGACGGCGCCTACGAGCATCAGGTGGCGGTGAAAATCCTTCGCGCCGGCATGTACGGCCGCGGGACGATTGCGCGCTTCGAACGCGAACGTCGAATCCTCGCACGGCTCGATCACCCGGCGGTGGTCCCCATTCTCGACGGGGGATTGCTTGCCGATGGCCGGCCGTACCTCGTCCTGCAGTATGTGGATGGCGCGCCGATCACGCACAAGGCGGATGCCGACAAGATGCCGGTGCGCGACCGGCTGAAGGTATTCGTGAGCGTGTGCCGCGCGGTGGAGTTTGCGCACGGTCGCCTTGTCGTGCATCGTGACCTGAAGCCGTCCAATATCCTCGTCGGCACAGACGGCTTGGTCCGGTTGCTGGACTTCGGCGTGGCGAAGTTACTGTCGGCCGACGAAGACGCCGACGGCCTCGATGTCACGCGGCATGGTGCCGCGCCGATGACGCCCGAGCGAGCCGCCCCGGAACAATTGCGCGGTGAGCCGCCGACCACCGCCACAGACGTGTGGGCCCTGGGGGTTTTGCTCTACGAACTGCTGGCCGGGAGCCTGCCCTTCGACGTGACCGGTCGCTCGGTGGCGACCATCGCGGCGAACGTCACAACTCGCGAACCCCAGCGGCTGACGCGTGGGCTCGCCGACCGTGGTACCGCCGAGACCGTGGCCTCGGCGCGCGCCACCACGCCGGCCCGTCTCAGGCGAGCCCTGCGCGGCGACCTCGAAGTCATTGTGGCCAAGGCGCTCCAGGCCGACCCCGAGCGCCGATATCAGAACGCCGGCCTGCTGGCCGACGATATCGAGGCCGTGATCGAGCGGCGCCCCATTTCGGCCAGACCCGACGCGTGGTCCTATCGCGCACAACGATTCGTCAGCCGCCATCGCGCGGCGTCAGCGGCCGCGCTGACCACCGCGCTCGCGCTGATCGTGCTGGCGATTGGCACGACCATGCAGAGCGCGGCGTTGCGAACTGAGCGCGACCGGGTGGCGGCGGAAGCCACCAAGACCCGCGCCACCGCAGACCTGCTCGTTGGCCTGCTCGGCGGATCCGGTCCCAGGGAAGGCGCCCCCATGGATCAGGTCTCGGTCGATGACCTGCTCAAGCGCGGCGAGACGCAGGTGGAAGCACTGTCGGAGCAACCCGACGTGCAGGCGCGGCTGTGGCAGACCATTGCCACGATTCGTGTGGACCGCAGTGAACTGGCGCAAGCGCTTCCCATCTTCGAGCGGGCTGTCGCGGCCAGTCAGGGGCGGCCTGGAACCGATCCCGACAGGGCGTCGTTGCTGCTCGACTACGCCAATCTCCTGCAACTCATGGACCGGCCAGCCGACGTGCGCAAGTGGATGCTGCCGCTTGTGGCCGAACAGGAGGCCACGGGTCAACCCGATCCAGACGTGCTGGGCCGGGCGCTGCAAACGCTGGCGAATGCGACGCCCAGTGAGGAGGGCGTCGCGCTTGCCGAGCGTTCGGTTGCCGTCCTGCGCGCCGGTGGTCCGGCGCACGAGGGGGCCCTGGCCGGAAGCCTCGGCGCGCTGGGCGGACGCGTGCTGCGGCAGCGCCTCGATCCGCAACGCGCCCGCCTGATCTTCCAGGAGGCCCTCGATCTTGCCGAACGGGTCAAGGGCCCCCTTCATATCGACACCCTGCAGTCCATGCAAAATCTGGCGGCGGCGCTCCCGCCCGCCGAGGCCATTCCCGTGTACAGGCGGCTCATCGCCTCGTACTATGAGCGGTTCGGCGGGGGCGCCAAGGCCCTGGCGTTTGCCAACAACAATCTCGGCGTCGCCCTGATTCAGACGAGGCAGTACGCGGAAGGGGAGGCGGCCCTGCGCGAAGCCCAGACGCGTTGGTTCCAGCAGTTTGGTCCGGCGCACGAACAGACGATCAACAACCTGCGAAACATCGCGCGGGCTCAGGAGATACAGGGTCTTTTTCCCGAAGCGGAAAAGACATGGGTGGACCTGCAGTCGCGACTGCGTCAGGCGGCTGCGCCCGACAGGACGCTCGCCCAGTACTTGCCGCAGCGCGCCCAGTTGCTGCGGCGCCTCGGTCGTCACGACGACGCGGCGCGCACCCTGGAGCAGGCCCGACGCATTCTTGAGCCCGGTGCACCCGCCGCGGGTCTGCCTTTGCTGGCAGACGTCTCACTGGTCGCGGGCCTGAGCGCGCTGGACCGCCGGACGTCCGCGAAAGCTGTGACCCACCTCGAAGCCGCCCTCGCAATGCGCGAGCGCGTGCTTCCGAAGAATCACCCGGCAATTGAAGAGGCGCGCGTGGCCCTCGGGCGTGCCCTCCTGGCCGGCGGCGATCCGGCCAGGGGACGCACGTTCATCGAAGCAGGCCTGCCTGCGTTCTCCGCCTGGCCCATGGCGCACCCAGACGACGTCGCGGCCGCCAAGGCGGCGCTCTCCGGTCGTTGA
- a CDS encoding HEAT repeat domain-containing protein → MSRTLRFAAIPFLVAVLLLTPAERIVVAAPQNAAPATVDAILKAQSLSNAYNPVLLEYLLAEGRPKLRAAQHKQAVDQLVARFRQEMTVTGTEQVMASAATLGGVFSSGVVGEGLADGAASVWAGWVQAALVMTRAGYKADTIPFFERCMATFPYEGLRRDCAVGLFLADSNRAFTFLLGQLERRDTEMNQLALRLLGLLAGDKACPPDKRTKAVEAIIAKTEGMMNTSLFPAAIDGLMLARDRRAIEPLQKLTGGFGKSTEVKRLAKRALLLTFKDTSVLPDLEKEVKGGMTKSDDGVMFAGSLLIEGGYDAGYAWAREKLAKKAGGVSKLFNKEDPDALADIAWVLIERGGAKSIPVLQAAVPVRKPDEFITAYMAIGLLRLGDKSAIEIVRASLTNKKWLATRLRAAEALAKAGDLSGIAALDAMVQDKSLGSKAADLALGRFRSASDVKSAVAYSLAIIDKPGSVPVLVNLLNDNSADVRTAAAYSLASMKTPTAIEGLSKAIGLDYGKSAGRVRGPEVEAHVLRIALARFPRDPRTTAMARQATKSEWLSVRFLGLVATGG, encoded by the coding sequence ATGTCTCGAACCCTTCGATTTGCTGCCATTCCATTCCTGGTCGCGGTCCTGCTGCTGACGCCGGCCGAGCGGATCGTGGTGGCCGCGCCACAGAACGCGGCCCCGGCCACCGTGGACGCCATCCTGAAGGCGCAGAGCCTTTCCAACGCCTATAACCCGGTGCTCCTTGAGTACCTTCTTGCTGAAGGGCGGCCCAAACTTCGGGCGGCCCAGCACAAGCAGGCGGTTGACCAGTTGGTGGCACGCTTCAGGCAGGAAATGACCGTCACCGGCACCGAACAGGTCATGGCGAGCGCGGCCACGCTTGGCGGCGTCTTCTCATCAGGGGTGGTCGGCGAAGGCCTCGCCGACGGCGCGGCCTCGGTCTGGGCCGGCTGGGTGCAGGCAGCGCTGGTCATGACACGCGCCGGCTACAAGGCCGACACGATTCCCTTCTTCGAGCGTTGCATGGCCACGTTCCCCTACGAGGGGCTGCGCCGCGACTGCGCAGTCGGGCTGTTCCTGGCGGATTCCAACCGCGCGTTCACCTTCCTGCTGGGACAACTCGAACGGCGCGACACCGAGATGAACCAGCTCGCGCTGCGGCTGCTGGGGCTCCTGGCCGGGGACAAAGCCTGCCCGCCGGACAAACGCACCAAGGCCGTGGAGGCCATCATCGCGAAGACGGAAGGGATGATGAACACCAGTCTCTTCCCGGCGGCCATCGACGGCCTGATGCTCGCGCGGGATCGCCGCGCGATTGAGCCGCTGCAGAAACTGACCGGCGGCTTCGGCAAATCCACCGAAGTCAAGCGGCTCGCCAAGCGCGCGCTGCTGCTGACGTTCAAGGACACGTCAGTGCTGCCGGACCTTGAGAAGGAAGTCAAAGGCGGCATGACAAAGAGCGATGACGGCGTGATGTTCGCCGGCTCGCTGCTGATCGAAGGCGGCTACGACGCCGGATACGCCTGGGCCCGTGAGAAACTCGCCAAGAAGGCCGGCGGCGTCTCGAAACTCTTCAACAAGGAAGATCCGGACGCGCTCGCCGACATCGCCTGGGTGCTCATCGAGCGCGGTGGCGCCAAGTCCATCCCGGTATTGCAGGCCGCCGTTCCGGTGCGCAAGCCCGACGAATTCATCACCGCCTACATGGCGATTGGCCTGCTTCGCCTGGGAGACAAGAGCGCGATCGAGATCGTGCGCGCCAGCCTGACCAACAAGAAATGGCTGGCGACGCGCCTGCGCGCGGCCGAGGCGCTGGCCAAGGCCGGCGATCTCTCGGGCATCGCCGCCCTGGACGCCATGGTCCAGGACAAGAGCCTCGGATCAAAAGCGGCGGACCTTGCGCTCGGGCGTTTCCGTTCGGCGTCAGACGTCAAGTCCGCGGTCGCGTACTCACTCGCGATCATCGACAAGCCGGGGAGTGTGCCCGTTCTCGTCAACCTGCTGAACGACAACTCCGCTGATGTCCGCACCGCTGCGGCCTACTCGCTCGCGTCGATGAAAACGCCGACGGCGATCGAGGGGCTAAGCAAAGCCATCGGCCTCGACTACGGCAAATCGGCTGGCCGGGTCCGAGGCCCCGAAGTAGAGGCGCACGTGCTGCGTATCGCGCTTGCACGTTTTCCGCGAGACCCACGTACGACCGCCATGGCGCGACAGGCGACCAAGAGCGAGTGGCTGTCGGTCCGGTTCCTCGGGCTGGTAGCCACCGGAGGCTAA
- a CDS encoding M20/M25/M40 family metallo-hydrolase: MTFQAGSWFIFQPAEERATGARAMLDAGLFSAGKPEAIFGLHSAPMDVGLVSSKPGLMMHPNQVAPGVTNHDTLFASARADLVATFGAAAFSDLGAPPDGFSEDFGAFQAEVPGVFFFLGMGNASQGIAAMPHSPNFVVDEAAIPFGVKAMAAIVVGRLTAGRAGKS, from the coding sequence CTGACCTTCCAGGCCGGGTCATGGTTCATTTTCCAGCCCGCCGAAGAACGCGCGACCGGCGCGCGCGCGATGCTCGACGCCGGGCTGTTCAGCGCAGGCAAGCCCGAGGCCATTTTCGGTCTGCACTCCGCGCCCATGGACGTGGGACTCGTGTCATCGAAGCCTGGATTGATGATGCACCCCAATCAGGTCGCCCCAGGCGTCACCAACCACGACACGTTGTTTGCGTCGGCCAGGGCGGACCTGGTGGCGACGTTCGGCGCGGCTGCGTTCTCCGATTTAGGTGCGCCGCCGGACGGGTTCAGCGAGGACTTTGGAGCCTTCCAGGCCGAAGTGCCCGGCGTCTTCTTCTTCCTCGGCATGGGGAATGCGTCACAGGGGATTGCGGCGATGCCGCACTCGCCGAACTTTGTCGTGGATGAGGCGGCGATTCCGTTCGGGGTCAAGGCAATGGCCGCGATCGTTGTCGGCCGGTTGACGGCTGGAAGAGCCGGGAAGAGCTAG
- a CDS encoding VWA domain-containing protein encodes MLKSVALFGAGLLAWQVAAQQPTFRAVTDVVVVDARVVDRSGRVVTDLTADDFEVRVDGETRRIASLRYETAVSAEQASTILVAVDRQNLRVETSRATLNAAATFVEGLPDSHAMGLLVLPEDRLKVAIGQPGAQVARALRGLLGTYNPRMPMGDDELSSRSSLHRVISVMSTVKGRRTVLFLADRMYDGASTLDSARRAALQGVTFYVVSADAPTMSAENRRPDAPASGQPTSGLESLAAASGGAFMRRWAGADAVFERIASELSGQYLLTFEAEASDSGRHSIQVKVKRDGLDVRARREFVK; translated from the coding sequence ATGCTGAAATCGGTAGCGCTGTTCGGAGCGGGTCTTCTGGCGTGGCAAGTCGCTGCGCAGCAGCCCACCTTTCGCGCCGTCACAGATGTGGTGGTGGTGGACGCGCGGGTAGTGGACCGGAGCGGCCGGGTCGTGACCGACCTCACGGCCGACGACTTTGAGGTGCGTGTAGACGGCGAGACGCGCCGGATTGCCTCGCTGCGTTATGAGACGGCCGTATCAGCCGAGCAGGCGAGCACGATACTCGTGGCCGTGGACCGCCAGAATCTGCGCGTTGAGACGTCGCGCGCAACCCTGAACGCCGCCGCCACGTTTGTGGAAGGCCTGCCGGACTCACACGCCATGGGCCTGCTTGTGCTGCCAGAAGACAGACTCAAGGTCGCGATCGGTCAACCTGGCGCGCAGGTGGCGCGCGCCCTGCGAGGCCTGCTCGGCACCTACAATCCACGGATGCCGATGGGAGACGACGAGCTCTCGTCGCGCTCGTCGCTGCATCGCGTGATTTCCGTCATGAGCACGGTCAAGGGACGCAGGACCGTGCTGTTCCTTGCCGATCGGATGTACGACGGCGCAAGCACGCTGGACTCGGCGCGCAGAGCGGCGCTTCAGGGCGTGACGTTCTACGTGGTGTCTGCCGATGCGCCGACGATGTCGGCTGAGAACAGACGCCCCGATGCACCCGCCAGCGGCCAACCCACCAGTGGCCTGGAGAGCCTGGCCGCCGCAAGCGGCGGCGCATTCATGCGCCGATGGGCGGGCGCCGACGCGGTGTTCGAGCGCATCGCGAGCGAACTGTCGGGCCAGTACCTGCTGACGTTCGAGGCGGAAGCCTCCGACAGCGGCAGGCACAGCATTCAGGTCAAGGTCAAGCGCGACGGCCTCGACGTGCGCGCCCGCCGCGAATTCGTGAAGTAG